From one Blastocatellia bacterium genomic stretch:
- a CDS encoding cbb3-type cytochrome c oxidase subunit I produces the protein MTDAVTTHHPPSSFIRRYIFSTDHKIIGIQYLMLALVAVLIGIVLSLYMRLRLAWPTETWPLLSKLFPEGMANGTMTPEFYLSLMTMHGTIMVFFVLTTAPMGGFGNYFLPIQIGARDMAFPVLNMLSFWVTLASFLVMLAALVVEGGAPISGWTAYAPLSAIGEVAGPGLGMGQNLWIISIALFCLASLLSALNFITTTINLRTKGMSLSRLPLTVWAWFTTAVLALLAFPVLLAGGILLLLDRIGGTSFFVPAGMVVSDKIIPHKGGSPLLWQHLFWFFGHPEVYIAILPGMGLTSQLLSTFARKPVFGYRAMCLAIFAIGLLGFLVWGHHMFISGMSPYSSIAFSLLTLSIGVPSAIKTFNWLATLWGGKIRFTTPMLFAIGFVSLFVSGGLSGLVLGQPALDLYFHDTYFVVAHFHLIMGVAAIFGIFAGVYYWFPKMFGRMMSEGLGKIHFWLTFIGVYAIFVPMHIMGIVGHPRRYAESIGYDFLKPIMPIHEFITYAAIFTAAVQLLFLFNIVWSLAKGQKASVNPWEATTLEWTVPSPPPHDNFGHTDPLVYHGPYEYSVPGAEKDFIMQTEAPART, from the coding sequence ATGACGGACGCCGTCACTACTCATCACCCGCCGAGCAGTTTCATTCGCCGCTATATCTTCAGCACCGATCACAAGATCATCGGAATCCAGTATCTGATGCTGGCGCTTGTGGCGGTTTTGATCGGGATCGTTCTCTCCCTCTACATGAGGTTACGCCTGGCCTGGCCCACCGAAACCTGGCCCTTGCTTTCCAAGCTCTTCCCGGAAGGGATGGCCAATGGAACGATGACGCCGGAGTTCTACCTCTCACTGATGACCATGCACGGAACGATCATGGTCTTTTTCGTGCTGACGACGGCACCGATGGGAGGATTCGGCAACTATTTCCTGCCCATCCAGATCGGCGCTCGTGATATGGCATTCCCCGTCCTCAACATGCTGTCGTTCTGGGTAACACTGGCCTCTTTCCTGGTGATGCTGGCGGCGCTTGTGGTGGAAGGAGGGGCGCCAATTTCCGGCTGGACGGCCTATGCTCCCTTAAGCGCCATCGGCGAGGTGGCTGGGCCGGGACTGGGTATGGGTCAAAATCTCTGGATCATCAGCATTGCCCTCTTTTGCCTGGCGTCGTTGCTGAGCGCCCTGAACTTTATCACCACCACGATCAACCTCCGGACCAAAGGGATGTCGCTCAGCCGATTGCCCCTGACGGTATGGGCCTGGTTCACGACGGCGGTGCTGGCGCTGCTGGCGTTCCCGGTCTTGCTGGCCGGCGGCATTTTGCTGCTTTTGGATCGCATTGGAGGAACGAGCTTCTTCGTCCCGGCTGGCATGGTCGTCAGTGATAAGATCATCCCTCACAAAGGGGGCTCTCCGCTATTGTGGCAGCATCTCTTCTGGTTCTTCGGTCATCCTGAAGTCTACATCGCCATCCTGCCGGGCATGGGGCTCACGTCGCAACTTCTTTCGACCTTCGCCCGTAAGCCGGTCTTTGGTTATCGAGCAATGTGTCTGGCGATTTTCGCCATCGGGCTCCTGGGGTTCCTCGTGTGGGGCCATCACATGTTCATCAGCGGAATGAGCCCTTACTCCTCGATTGCCTTCTCGCTTCTGACGCTTTCGATCGGAGTCCCATCGGCGATTAAGACCTTCAACTGGCTGGCCACGCTCTGGGGAGGCAAGATACGGTTCACGACTCCCATGCTCTTCGCCATTGGATTTGTCTCGCTCTTTGTGAGTGGAGGCCTGTCAGGATTGGTTCTGGGCCAGCCCGCTCTGGATCTCTACTTTCACGACACCTATTTTGTGGTCGCTCACTTCCACCTGATCATGGGGGTGGCGGCGATTTTCGGGATCTTCGCGGGCGTTTACTACTGGTTCCCCAAGATGTTCGGTCGCATGATGAGCGAGGGGCTCGGCAAGATTCACTTCTGGCTCACCTTCATCGGCGTCTACGCCATTTTCGTACCCATGCACATCATGGGCATCGTCGGCCATCCGCGACGCTATGCTGAGAGCATCGGTTACGACTTCCTCAAGCCGATCATGCCGATTCATGAGTTCATCACCTATGCGGCTATCTTCACGGCCGCCGTTCAACTGCTTTTCCTGTTCAATATCGTGTGGAGCCTGGCCAAGGGACAGAAAGCGAGCGTGAATCCCTGGGAGGCCACGACCCTGGAGTGGACGGTTCCCTCACCGCCGCCACACGATAACTTCGGGCACACGGATCCTCTCGTTTACCACGGGCCGTACGAGTACAGTGTTCCCGGAGCCGAGAAAGATTTCATCATGCAAACCGAAGCCCCGGCCAGAACCTGA
- the coxB gene encoding cytochrome c oxidase subunit II gives MGVALAVLIWVIAIATTLLFAGKHWWFPESISEHGQDLDGQFALTIGVIGVAFILAQLALGYFVLRYRARGSERASYWHDNPKLEVAWTVVTAIVFVGLSVLSQRIWAKVHLTEPSADAVPIEVTGQQFVWNIRYPGPDGKFGRTKPELINDVDNPVGLDLTDPAARDDIVTVNRMAIPVNRDIRLILRSKDVIHSFWVPWLRLKQDTVPGLAITIHFKATKIGEYEIACAELCGLGHHRMRGFLSVQSESDFQRWLQQRASQ, from the coding sequence GTGGGGGTTGCACTTGCAGTACTCATCTGGGTGATTGCTATTGCGACGACACTTCTCTTTGCCGGAAAACACTGGTGGTTCCCCGAATCCATCTCCGAGCACGGTCAGGACCTCGACGGCCAGTTCGCGTTGACGATCGGGGTCATCGGTGTTGCTTTCATCCTCGCTCAACTGGCTCTCGGCTACTTTGTCCTCCGCTATCGTGCCAGGGGCAGCGAACGGGCCAGCTATTGGCACGACAACCCGAAGCTGGAAGTGGCCTGGACGGTCGTGACGGCGATTGTCTTCGTCGGTCTTTCCGTACTCAGCCAGCGCATTTGGGCGAAAGTTCACCTGACTGAACCGTCCGCCGACGCCGTCCCCATCGAGGTCACGGGGCAGCAGTTTGTGTGGAACATTCGCTATCCGGGACCCGACGGGAAATTTGGCCGCACGAAACCCGAACTCATCAATGATGTGGATAACCCGGTCGGGCTCGATTTGACCGATCCGGCTGCACGTGACGACATCGTGACGGTGAACCGGATGGCCATCCCGGTTAACCGCGACATTCGACTCATCCTTCGCAGTAAAGATGTCATTCACAGCTTCTGGGTCCCCTGGCTGCGACTGAAACAGGATACGGTTCCGGGGCTGGCGATCACCATTCACTTCAAAGCAACGAAGATCGGAGAATACGAGATCGCCTGTGCTGAACTCTGCGGACTCGGACACCATCGGATGCGAGGGTTTTTGTCGGTTCAGTCGGAAAGCGACTTCCAGCGCTGGTTACAGCAACGAGCAAGCCAATGA
- a CDS encoding di-heme oxidoredictase family protein, with amino-acid sequence MICDEQDQFFCNERKVQDGVPPEQFLTRKLWDVGSTAPYGHRGDLTTITEAILHHAGEARPQRERFAALKEKKQAAIVEFSKTLQVLPPGAPPVLTESELQELVRQRRMAGREWNQ; translated from the coding sequence GTGATCTGCGACGAGCAGGATCAGTTCTTCTGCAATGAGCGGAAGGTTCAAGATGGAGTGCCGCCGGAACAATTCCTTACGCGGAAGTTGTGGGATGTGGGAAGCACGGCCCCTTATGGACATCGAGGGGATCTGACGACCATCACCGAAGCGATCCTCCATCACGCTGGGGAAGCCCGCCCCCAGCGAGAGCGATTTGCCGCGCTCAAGGAGAAGAAGCAGGCGGCGATCGTGGAGTTTTCGAAGACGTTGCAGGTCTTGCCTCCGGGAGCGCCGCCGGTGCTGACCGAAAGCGAGTTGCAGGAGTTGGTGCGGCAGCGGCGGATGGCTGGAAGGGAGTGGAACCAGTAG
- a CDS encoding RluA family pseudouridine synthase translates to MRLDHFLARQFPQISRVVLRRATAEGRIRVNGQPSRSNYRLREGDVVTVAITEAPSPGLIPEPIPLTILFEDEHLLVVDKPAGMLVHPTRTVTSGTLLNALSFYLQSQQPPSRPGLVHRLDRETSGLVVVAKTEQAHRVLARHFRERRVSKYYLALVRGTVAEETFDITWPIGWVADRYPHWGVVEAGRPALTTIRVCERLPGFTLVEAEPKTGRTHQIRIHLAACGHPVAGDRLYGRDRVESVGESEASGPIFPRHFLHAWRIVFHHPRTGDWCDIRSPLPSDLASLLDEIRSDGRQSRREFDRTNGNC, encoded by the coding sequence ATGCGCTTGGATCACTTTCTCGCCCGGCAGTTTCCTCAAATCAGTCGAGTCGTCCTTCGCCGCGCGACGGCCGAGGGGAGAATTCGAGTGAATGGTCAACCCTCCCGCTCGAATTATCGCTTGCGCGAAGGGGACGTCGTTACCGTCGCGATCACCGAAGCGCCATCCCCCGGTCTGATCCCCGAGCCCATTCCTCTGACGATTCTCTTTGAAGATGAGCACCTGCTTGTGGTGGACAAGCCCGCCGGGATGTTAGTCCATCCCACGCGCACAGTCACATCGGGAACGCTGCTGAATGCCCTCAGTTTTTATCTGCAAAGCCAGCAACCGCCCTCTCGTCCGGGGCTGGTTCACCGGTTGGATCGAGAGACGTCGGGCCTTGTGGTCGTGGCCAAGACCGAGCAGGCACACCGCGTGCTGGCCCGACATTTTCGAGAGCGCCGTGTGAGCAAATACTACCTGGCGCTCGTTCGAGGAACAGTTGCCGAGGAGACGTTTGACATCACCTGGCCCATCGGATGGGTGGCTGACCGGTATCCCCATTGGGGGGTGGTGGAGGCGGGACGGCCCGCCCTCACCACCATTCGCGTATGCGAACGATTGCCCGGATTCACTCTCGTCGAGGCGGAACCGAAAACGGGACGCACGCATCAGATTCGGATACACCTGGCGGCCTGTGGTCATCCCGTCGCTGGGGATCGGCTTTACGGGAGAGATCGGGTTGAGTCCGTCGGGGAATCTGAAGCATCCGGGCCCATATTTCCTCGTCATTTTCTTCATGCCTGGCGGATCGTGTTCCATCATCCTCGCACCGGAGACTGGTGTGACATCCGCTCGCCTCTTCCGTCGGATCTGGCTTCGCTGCTCGACGAGATTCGGTCTGACGGCAGGCAGTCTCGCCGGGAGTTCGATCGCACGAACGGTAATTGCTGA
- a CDS encoding AAA family ATPase, producing the protein MENPGDQRPTELILRVVEARCRDVGRGLARLHPADLELLGIVPGQLLEIVGQRRTVARAMPTLGIERGTNVIQIDGIIRENAGVGLDAPVTVRPVEGSLATRVTLRPLSEAETPLPREETIKYIARQLDGIPAVVGDMVRVSFFGTSGQEYAVVATDPSGPVILQLTTDFEISIAESSDTPPVRCSRRFSYEDIGGLKREVAELRQVVEISLGHPDVFARVGIEAPRALLLSGPPGVGKSLIAQVVTENCQATFISTSAPEIIFASYRQNESVLESLFAQARARQPAVLFIDEIDLIASRQNLVAGSWEKRATAELLALIDRLDPTDRVLVIGATTNADNLDPSLRRQGRFERVIHLGVPTYRDRIEILEIHSRGMPLAEDVDLQRIAELTPRFVGADLRALCQEAALSAMRDVLIEHAGSERLSLEMLSDLKITMEHFLNALRTITSLRPESSIGELIEVGWDHVGGLAHIRRLLFEAVIHPLRSPKVYADLRARPVRGVLLYGPPGTGKTLLARALAGETGINFLSLGGSDILSQCAASSGHIIRELFHRARQMSPSIIFLDDLDLLSPVRQRGEMASLAEKAVADLVREIDRLEELRGVVLLAAAHSLDDIPPELLRPGRFDLLLEVPLPDLAALQEIFAIHLRGRPLADDVDLLALAHLACGFTGADVEAVCQEAALLAIKEHLAEGTTASLPSPVIAQRHLTVAVEQMCLRKLQER; encoded by the coding sequence ATGGAGAACCCAGGGGATCAGCGACCAACCGAGCTAATTCTCCGTGTCGTTGAGGCACGTTGCCGCGATGTCGGTCGAGGTCTGGCCCGGTTACATCCCGCGGATTTAGAGCTGCTCGGTATTGTGCCCGGTCAACTCCTGGAAATCGTCGGGCAGCGACGGACGGTTGCCCGCGCGATGCCCACGCTGGGGATTGAGCGAGGGACCAATGTCATCCAGATTGATGGGATCATCCGGGAGAATGCCGGCGTCGGCCTGGATGCGCCAGTCACCGTCCGCCCCGTTGAGGGATCGCTGGCGACGCGCGTGACCCTGCGGCCCCTGTCCGAGGCGGAAACCCCTCTGCCTCGGGAGGAGACGATAAAGTACATTGCCCGGCAACTTGACGGAATCCCCGCTGTCGTCGGAGATATGGTTCGCGTTTCCTTCTTCGGGACGAGCGGACAGGAGTATGCTGTCGTCGCCACCGATCCGAGCGGGCCAGTGATCCTCCAGCTAACCACCGATTTTGAGATCAGCATTGCCGAGTCCTCGGACACGCCGCCGGTCCGATGCTCTCGACGATTCTCTTACGAAGACATCGGCGGACTGAAACGAGAGGTCGCCGAATTGCGGCAGGTGGTTGAGATCTCTCTCGGGCATCCGGACGTCTTCGCCCGCGTCGGGATCGAAGCCCCCCGCGCCCTTCTTTTGAGCGGCCCGCCCGGCGTGGGGAAATCGCTCATTGCTCAGGTGGTCACGGAGAACTGTCAGGCGACCTTCATCTCGACGAGCGCGCCGGAGATCATCTTCGCCTCTTACCGTCAGAACGAGTCCGTGCTGGAAAGTCTCTTTGCTCAGGCGCGCGCCCGGCAGCCGGCTGTTCTTTTCATTGACGAGATTGATCTGATCGCCTCGCGTCAGAACCTGGTCGCCGGAAGCTGGGAGAAACGAGCGACGGCGGAGTTGCTCGCCTTAATTGATCGCCTCGATCCGACCGATCGTGTTCTCGTCATTGGTGCGACAACCAATGCTGATAATCTCGATCCGTCGCTTCGGCGTCAGGGTCGGTTTGAACGTGTCATTCATCTGGGTGTCCCCACCTACCGGGATCGGATTGAGATTCTGGAGATTCATTCGCGGGGGATGCCGCTGGCTGAGGACGTTGACCTGCAGCGGATCGCCGAGCTGACGCCCCGGTTCGTCGGAGCCGATCTACGGGCGCTCTGTCAGGAAGCGGCTCTTTCGGCTATGCGGGATGTCTTGATCGAGCATGCGGGTTCAGAGCGGCTGTCGTTAGAGATGCTGAGTGATCTCAAGATTACAATGGAACATTTCCTCAACGCCCTGCGAACGATAACCTCCCTGCGCCCGGAATCTTCCATAGGGGAGCTAATTGAAGTGGGATGGGATCATGTCGGTGGACTCGCCCACATTCGTCGGCTCCTGTTCGAAGCCGTCATCCATCCGCTCCGATCACCAAAGGTATATGCTGACCTTCGCGCTCGACCGGTTCGCGGCGTGTTGCTGTATGGCCCGCCGGGGACAGGCAAGACCCTGCTGGCGCGTGCCTTGGCGGGAGAAACGGGGATTAATTTCCTCTCCCTTGGCGGATCCGACATTCTCTCGCAGTGTGCGGCATCGTCGGGGCACATCATTCGGGAACTTTTCCACCGCGCCCGCCAAATGTCTCCCTCCATCATTTTCCTGGATGATCTCGATTTGCTGTCGCCCGTCCGTCAACGCGGAGAGATGGCCAGCCTGGCAGAAAAAGCCGTGGCCGATTTGGTTCGTGAGATTGACCGACTGGAAGAACTGCGCGGGGTTGTTTTGTTGGCGGCAGCTCACAGCCTCGATGATATCCCGCCGGAGCTTCTCCGACCGGGCCGCTTTGACCTTTTGCTTGAAGTCCCGTTACCTGATCTGGCAGCTCTGCAGGAGATTTTCGCCATTCACCTTCGCGGTCGCCCTCTGGCTGACGATGTTGACCTCCTCGCATTGGCGCACCTGGCCTGCGGCTTCACGGGAGCTGACGTGGAAGCCGTCTGTCAGGAAGCTGCCTTACTGGCGATCAAAGAACACCTCGCGGAGGGAACGACTGCGTCTCTCCCCTCACCGGTCATCGCCCAACGCCACCTCACCGTTGCTGTCGAACAGATGTGTTTGCGTAAACTCCAGGAACGATGA
- a CDS encoding HEAT repeat domain-containing protein — MMRTPISFQPPSRTEPQKRRPSPALLMVLAFLFVFVPFLTWYLTWFGRPLTDSQIEAYLNDQEKPRHAQHALSRIADRMMRGDRSVTRWYPRIVALADHPLPEIRQTVAWVMGQDNESAEFHQALVRLLEDPVLMVRWNAALALVRFGDTRGRQTIREMLKPHVITAPSDGVVTASIEPGTSVRPGTGLVSLTRDDGQVVKVRSPLMGRADVLLVPVGSRVTAGRELIRITPASETVYEALRALYLIGDADDLPEVDRYASGVDGMSDAVRQQAVFTARAIRQRLSG, encoded by the coding sequence ATGATGAGAACGCCAATCTCCTTTCAGCCTCCCTCGCGCACGGAGCCACAGAAGCGCCGTCCCTCACCGGCTCTGTTGATGGTTCTCGCCTTCCTGTTTGTGTTTGTTCCTTTCCTGACCTGGTATCTGACCTGGTTCGGGCGACCCCTCACCGACAGCCAGATCGAGGCTTACCTGAACGATCAGGAGAAGCCACGGCACGCCCAGCATGCGCTGTCGCGGATTGCTGACCGTATGATGCGGGGAGATCGGTCGGTCACACGATGGTATCCCAGGATTGTCGCCCTGGCCGATCACCCCTTACCCGAGATTCGACAGACGGTCGCCTGGGTGATGGGCCAGGATAATGAATCCGCCGAATTTCATCAGGCGCTCGTCCGGTTGCTTGAGGATCCCGTTCTGATGGTGCGGTGGAATGCGGCGCTTGCGCTTGTGCGATTTGGTGATACCAGGGGTCGGCAGACGATCCGGGAGATGCTCAAACCGCATGTCATCACCGCGCCAAGCGATGGTGTAGTCACGGCCAGCATCGAACCGGGCACATCGGTCCGTCCGGGAACGGGACTGGTTTCCCTGACGAGAGACGATGGGCAGGTCGTGAAGGTGAGATCACCTCTTATGGGACGAGCCGATGTTCTCCTTGTTCCCGTGGGCTCGCGCGTCACTGCCGGACGCGAACTGATCCGCATCACTCCGGCGAGCGAAACGGTCTACGAGGCCCTGCGGGCACTCTACCTGATCGGAGACGCCGACGATCTGCCGGAAGTGGATCGCTACGCCAGTGGCGTGGATGGCATGTCCGATGCCGTGCGCCAGCAAGCCGTCTTCACGGCTCGCGCCATTCGACAGCGCCTTTCGGGATGA
- a CDS encoding 4Fe-4S ferredoxin: MTTALIIQKRAPISSGRTDLRKRKPKLVAVINENCTGCAGSPACVEYCPVDKCMFWVPDEEHPPFGRIEVDKTLCIGCAKCTSKGPDGTFLDGCPWDAIDMVRTEEWEAARGVRLPDTPNRPPSEWMIVPAEYV; this comes from the coding sequence ATGACTACTGCCCTCATCATTCAGAAGCGCGCGCCGATTTCATCCGGGCGCACCGACCTTCGCAAACGCAAGCCCAAACTCGTGGCTGTGATCAACGAGAACTGCACCGGGTGCGCGGGTTCGCCGGCCTGTGTGGAATACTGCCCGGTTGACAAGTGCATGTTCTGGGTCCCTGACGAAGAGCATCCTCCCTTCGGGCGCATCGAAGTGGATAAAACGCTTTGCATCGGCTGCGCCAAATGCACGAGCAAAGGGCCCGACGGAACATTCCTCGACGGCTGCCCCTGGGATGCCATTGACATGGTTCGCACCGAGGAATGGGAGGCAGCGCGCGGAGTTCGGTTACCCGATACTCCCAATCGTCCCCCGAGCGAGTGGATGATTGTCCCCGCTGAGTACGTTTGA